A stretch of the Pseudoxanthomonas sp. genome encodes the following:
- a CDS encoding flagellar brake protein, translating into MTESSDAPLADPVGYDEEEKYLVHGVPAVRQILQSLIDKRALVSGCAMPRNHTFPTSVIEVLDDEEGVLIDGSASEAVNRSIEDASHVTCVSRLDRIHVQFKLYDLRRVQQDGQVAFHASLPDSILRLQRREFYRLQVPVTQPMDCAIAERQPDGETTYRKYRVLDISGGGIALAVQAEEPTLKPYKEFPGSLLHLPDSGPLCVRLMVKSLHRQLNQNGSESWRAGCQFTDMPRGGDALIQRYIFRLERQRSARERGAA; encoded by the coding sequence ATGACCGAGTCCAGCGACGCCCCCCTGGCCGATCCCGTCGGGTACGACGAGGAAGAGAAGTACCTGGTGCATGGCGTGCCCGCGGTACGCCAGATCCTGCAGTCGCTGATCGACAAGCGCGCCCTGGTCAGCGGCTGCGCGATGCCGCGCAACCACACCTTTCCCACCTCCGTGATCGAAGTGCTGGACGACGAAGAGGGCGTGCTGATCGACGGCAGCGCCTCGGAGGCCGTCAACCGGAGCATCGAGGACGCCAGCCACGTTACCTGCGTGTCGCGGCTGGACCGCATCCACGTGCAGTTCAAGCTGTACGACCTGCGGCGCGTGCAGCAGGACGGCCAGGTCGCCTTCCATGCCTCGCTGCCCGACAGCATCCTGCGCCTGCAGCGCCGCGAGTTCTACCGGCTGCAGGTGCCGGTGACCCAGCCGATGGACTGCGCCATCGCCGAGCGCCAGCCCGACGGCGAGACCACCTACCGCAAGTACCGCGTGCTGGACATCAGTGGCGGCGGCATCGCGCTGGCGGTACAGGCCGAAGAGCCCACGCTGAAGCCGTACAAGGAATTCCCCGGCAGCCTGCTGCACCTGCCCGACAGCGGCCCGCTGTGCGTGCGCCTGATGGTCAAGAGCCTGCACCGGCAACTCAACCAGAACGGCAGCGAGAGCTGGCGAGCCGGGTGCCAGTTCACCGACATGCCGCGTGGCGGCGACGCGCTGATCCAGCGCTACATCTTCCGCCTGGAACGCCAGCGCAGCGCCCGCGAACGCGGCGCGGCGTGA